AAAAAGCCCAGAGTGGAGAATCCTTTAAGCTGAGGACATACCTCTGCCTTGATAGATTCTGCCACTAGGGCTTCAGGCTTGCGTAAATGAAAAGAACGTTTCTGGTAATGATCATAGCATAGGATTGAAGATTTTGGGAATAAAAAAGGATGAGCAAACTAAAGACTGCAAATGTGTCAGTATAAATACCAATCCTCTTATTAATACAGTACTTACGTTCATACATTAAACAAACGCAGAACGATAGTTCAATTCACTAATACTTTTTTTACCAAGTCATAACGTTATTGTAAAAGAACATAAAAATGGATAGAGCCTCAGATGTAATCTGAAAACTCTATCCATTCTTAAAACGAATCCCTGCCTACTTTAAGCGTAAAAGCAATTGTTCATTATTTGATTCGGACATTCTTTGTTCAAGCGGCCGATAGAAAGGAACTTCATTCTTCATAAGCTGCCTCAGAATAAGACTGTACCTGTCGGAACGCTGTGGGTTGTTATAAGTCTTTAAAATACGAGCTAATTCTTCAATAAGTGTTTCCTCGTCTTCTAAAAGGATATCCTTGCGCTCAATAAATACGACACTACCATCTTGACGTTTAGCACGATAGGCAGAAGAGTGTAATGTCTTAGGCCGCGTAGTTACCGGGCATTTGACAACCTCAACTCGTTCCTCGCGAGATAACCAGCTTGCGTGAATGGAAGTCATTGGTCTTCCTCCTCGCACTCATCGTCCCAGTCATCAATATCTAGTTCATCTTCATCGAATTCCTCATCATCCAATTCGTGTTCATCAGGATCGGGATTAGAGCCATCATCCTGTTTTGCAGGTCGCTTTGCAACGCTTGGCCTATCAACAGTTTGTTTAAGGGACGCCATTTCTTTCAGCGTATCCTTAAACAGTTCCTGCTGGGCCATACTTACAAATTCTGGCCGTACCCCAGACATCCGAGAGTCGAAGATGGCTTGATGAACAAGGATCGCTTTCTCTGTGAGCAAGGTGTTTATGATATTGTTTGCGAGCTGTGCAGCCATTTTATTTGTTGCGCAGCGCTGTGGTGCTGATTGGATTACTTCACCGCATCCCGGAATCCGAGACTCGGTATCCGTTAAAATCTCCGGATATAGGCTACCAGCCGGCTCTAAAATTTTCCGTCCGTTATACTTTAGCCCAACCACAATTTGACCGCCGTTGCCAGTCTCAGGCTTAGCCTCATTCAACCGATTGAGTGTTACACCGTGAACTCCCGCATCGATATACAGCAGTGTGCGCGCTTCCTCGGATCGGAAATAGGCATCCATGATCTGCCTCGTCGCATGGTTGTCCACCATGCCAATAAGAACGGGAAGAAAAATGGTGCTGCTATCCTTTCCTGGATCTGCCAGCAGACTGCCTAGATCAGACACATCCGCAATATACTCGGTACGGCGGAACGTTTCAATTCCGTAAAAATCACCGTAACGCTCGGCAAGCGCTTGTACCTTAAATTGGTCGACCTCTTCCGGCTCAAAAATTTGATTACCCAAATTCTTCTTTTCAACCCGGTCTCCATCAACCAGCATAATATGTTCCAAGAAAAATGGTCGTTTATATCGATTATGCTGGAAAGCATTAAAATGTGTTCGAAGATCTTGGCAGAGCCCCCTGTAGAAATGGGAGCCGTTCGCCCCTAATCCGATAATTACAATCTGAAGATTAATGCGTTTATCAAATTGAATGATTCCTGGCATGGAATCTCCTCCTCTTCATATTAAAAAATAGAGGCCTCCGCTTTTGCGGGTGCCTCCTACTTTTATACATACTGATGTACGCGATCAACCCATTCAGGCGGGAACGTGCATGCCGAATAGGTAGATTCAACGTCAAAAACATCTGCTATGTTCACATATAGATGCTGCCCATTGAACCCTGCACGAAATCTGTGATCAATCGTCTGCTTATCTAAGTTCCCGAAGACACCGTAGACGCAAAGTGCTTTATCGTT
This portion of the Paenibacillus sp. V4I7 genome encodes:
- a CDS encoding ThiF family adenylyltransferase, which produces MPGIIQFDKRINLQIVIIGLGANGSHFYRGLCQDLRTHFNAFQHNRYKRPFFLEHIMLVDGDRVEKKNLGNQIFEPEEVDQFKVQALAERYGDFYGIETFRRTEYIADVSDLGSLLADPGKDSSTIFLPVLIGMVDNHATRQIMDAYFRSEEARTLLYIDAGVHGVTLNRLNEAKPETGNGGQIVVGLKYNGRKILEPAGSLYPEILTDTESRIPGCGEVIQSAPQRCATNKMAAQLANNIINTLLTEKAILVHQAIFDSRMSGVRPEFVSMAQQELFKDTLKEMASLKQTVDRPSVAKRPAKQDDGSNPDPDEHELDDEEFDEDELDIDDWDDECEEEDQ